From [Clostridium] symbiosum, a single genomic window includes:
- a CDS encoding DNA-binding domain-containing protein encodes MEIYIVEDDVTVISILEDIIEDNELGTICGTTEGEPANVDEILALEPDVILVDFLMPGKDGVELVRELKEKGCNARCIMISQVSAKELVGKAYDAGMEFFISKPINIIEVKSVIQKVEKQIENEKTLSNIKKMFMAEIADMPKEKKPDDGYGRKVQYILNRLGMSGEKGGDDIMRICQYLHSNKRPISQVSIGQLCEILSDAPKNMEQRIRRAIAVGMSNLAHLGIEDFMNDTFTAYSSTLFPFEEIRAEMDYIRGKRKYGGKVSIKKFIDSLMLAADREI; translated from the coding sequence ATGGAAATTTATATTGTAGAAGATGACGTAACCGTAATCAGCATTCTGGAAGATATTATTGAAGACAATGAACTGGGAACAATCTGTGGAACGACGGAGGGAGAGCCTGCCAACGTGGATGAGATCCTGGCTCTTGAGCCCGATGTAATTCTTGTGGATTTCCTGATGCCGGGCAAGGACGGCGTCGAGCTTGTGAGAGAACTGAAGGAAAAGGGATGTAATGCTAGATGCATCATGATATCCCAGGTATCCGCCAAAGAGCTTGTAGGTAAGGCCTATGATGCAGGAATGGAATTTTTTATCAGCAAGCCAATCAATATCATTGAAGTGAAGTCTGTCATCCAGAAAGTGGAGAAGCAGATTGAGAACGAGAAGACCCTGTCCAATATCAAAAAGATGTTCATGGCTGAGATTGCCGACATGCCGAAGGAGAAGAAGCCGGACGACGGTTATGGCAGAAAGGTCCAGTACATTCTCAACAGACTTGGAATGTCGGGAGAAAAGGGCGGAGACGACATTATGAGAATCTGCCAGTATCTGCACAGCAATAAGAGGCCGATTTCCCAGGTGAGCATCGGACAGCTCTGCGAGATACTCAGCGACGCCCCGAAGAATATGGAGCAGAGAATCAGAAGAGCCATAGCGGTGGGCATGTCCAATCTTGCGCATCTGGGGATTGAGGACTTTATGAACGACACGTTTACGGCCTATTCAAGCACGCTTTTCCCATTTGAGGAGATCCGGGCGGAGATGGATTATATCCGTGGAAAGAGAAAGTACGGCGGCAAGGTGAGCATCAAGAAGTTTATAGACAGCCTGATGCTGGCGGCAGACCGGGAAATCTAA
- the gltS gene encoding sodium/glutamate symporter, protein MKVIELDMYQATAVAAIVLLLGRVLVDKIAVLRRYCIPAPVVGGFIYAILHLAVRSAGIVEISADMTLKNVFMVAFFCSVGYTASFRMLKKGGIQTIVFLLLAVVMVVLQNCLGAGLASAFGLDPRLGLATGSIPMVGGHGTAGSFGPMLEELGVANANVVAIASATFGLVAGCAIGGPIAYNKIHKFKLSSAASDTTVEEIVEKDETGAIDSKRFLDAFLYLIIAIGVGTVVSMFLGKLMTFPFYIGAMLVGAVIRNIMDVQQKEIPMEEIGTLGGSCLSIFLGLAMIDMKLWQLAELALPLVVMLAAQTILMFLYAYFVVFNVLGRTYDAAVMTTGFCGFGMGATPNAMANMQAVTGQYGPAPTAFMVVPLVGSLFIDFLNASILTAFINFFH, encoded by the coding sequence ATGAAAGTTATTGAGCTTGATATGTATCAGGCAACCGCGGTTGCGGCAATCGTTCTTCTTCTGGGACGCGTTCTTGTCGACAAAATTGCGGTTCTCCGTAGATACTGTATTCCGGCACCTGTAGTTGGTGGTTTCATCTATGCGATTCTGCATCTTGCAGTTAGAAGCGCGGGGATCGTTGAAATTTCCGCAGATATGACGTTGAAGAATGTATTTATGGTGGCGTTCTTCTGTAGCGTAGGTTATACGGCATCTTTCAGAATGCTGAAAAAGGGAGGAATCCAGACAATCGTATTCCTTCTGCTCGCAGTAGTAATGGTAGTATTACAGAACTGTCTGGGTGCAGGCCTCGCATCTGCATTCGGTCTTGACCCAAGACTTGGTCTTGCCACAGGTTCCATTCCGATGGTAGGCGGACACGGAACAGCAGGTTCCTTCGGACCGATGCTGGAAGAGCTGGGCGTTGCCAATGCCAACGTAGTGGCTATCGCTTCCGCAACATTTGGCCTTGTTGCAGGCTGTGCAATCGGCGGACCTATTGCATACAACAAAATTCATAAATTTAAATTAAGTTCCGCAGCTTCTGATACAACGGTTGAAGAAATCGTTGAAAAAGACGAAACAGGCGCAATTGATTCCAAACGTTTCCTGGATGCATTCCTTTATCTGATTATTGCAATCGGTGTAGGTACGGTTGTTTCCATGTTCCTTGGCAAGCTGATGACGTTCCCATTCTACATAGGCGCCATGCTGGTCGGCGCTGTAATCCGTAATATTATGGATGTACAGCAGAAAGAAATTCCAATGGAAGAAATCGGAACGCTCGGCGGTTCATGTCTGTCCATTTTCCTTGGCCTTGCCATGATCGATATGAAACTGTGGCAGCTGGCAGAGCTGGCTCTTCCGTTAGTGGTAATGCTTGCGGCACAGACAATCCTTATGTTCCTTTACGCTTATTTCGTAGTATTCAACGTACTCGGAAGAACATACGACGCAGCCGTTATGACTACAGGTTTCTGTGGCTTCGGTATGGGTGCAACCCCGAATGCCATGGCTAACATGCAGGCAGTTACAGGACAGTACGGCCCGGCTCCTACCGCATTCATGGTAGTGCCGCTGGTAGGAAGTTTATTTATCGACTTCCTTAACGCTTCTATCCTGACGGCATTTATTAACTTCTTCCACTAA
- a CDS encoding sensor histidine kinase, with amino-acid sequence MNTVEMNMKPWKRTLAIGVLIALTSQLYWNVFVNNFRISTSVILLPVLIMTVGIQIHTRTICFVTACIIYVFRLVILLFQGMPLEPSLIQVLPGALFYICYGLIFKLQIKNKHIVQMERLIVAIFFCDFGSNVFEVSLQELLQKGVLPALSVIKYLMMIAVIRTLFAAVALIGERQYRALLKKAEHENRYQRLFLMTTGLKNEIYLMHKNTEEIERVMSNAYRLYEKTLTMEELPKEMQQMALEIARDVHEIKKDYIRIIQGIEQEIDEDYDEEKMNFQDLLQILEASTYHMLAEKRLDVRLLYDCQENFVTKEHYILMAVLKNLVNNAIEAIETKGRSGTVRIAEKKEGDSYLFEVTDDGPGISERQLPNIFKMGYSTKFDEKTGNIYRGVGLVGVKNAVEEQFKGSIDVESNPGKGTKFRIVIPAEMLEEP; translated from the coding sequence ATGAACACAGTGGAGATGAATATGAAACCGTGGAAGCGGACACTCGCGATAGGAGTGCTCATAGCTCTGACCTCTCAGCTTTACTGGAACGTATTTGTAAATAATTTTCGTATTTCTACATCGGTAATTCTGTTACCCGTCCTGATCATGACGGTGGGAATTCAGATTCATACAAGGACGATCTGTTTTGTGACGGCCTGTATTATCTATGTTTTCCGGCTTGTCATACTGCTGTTCCAGGGAATGCCGCTGGAACCCAGCCTGATACAGGTGCTCCCCGGAGCTCTGTTCTATATCTGTTATGGACTCATTTTTAAACTCCAGATTAAGAATAAGCATATCGTTCAGATGGAACGTCTGATCGTTGCGATCTTTTTCTGTGATTTCGGTTCCAATGTCTTTGAGGTTTCCCTGCAGGAGCTTCTTCAGAAGGGAGTGCTGCCGGCCTTGTCCGTCATCAAATATCTGATGATGATAGCCGTTATCCGCACCCTGTTTGCCGCGGTTGCGCTGATTGGGGAGCGGCAATACCGTGCCCTGCTTAAGAAAGCGGAGCATGAGAACCGTTATCAGAGGCTGTTTCTTATGACAACGGGCCTTAAGAATGAGATCTACCTGATGCATAAGAATACCGAGGAAATCGAGAGGGTTATGAGCAATGCTTACCGCCTCTATGAGAAGACCCTGACCATGGAAGAACTTCCGAAAGAGATGCAGCAGATGGCTTTGGAGATTGCCAGGGATGTCCATGAGATTAAGAAGGATTATATCAGAATCATTCAGGGGATTGAACAGGAAATAGATGAGGATTACGATGAGGAGAAGATGAATTTTCAGGATCTTCTGCAGATTCTGGAGGCATCCACATATCATATGCTGGCGGAGAAGCGGCTGGACGTGCGCCTATTATATGACTGTCAGGAGAATTTTGTGACGAAAGAGCATTATATCCTGATGGCGGTGCTTAAAAATCTTGTCAATAATGCCATAGAGGCCATTGAGACAAAGGGACGGAGCGGCACAGTCCGCATCGCGGAGAAAAAAGAAGGTGACAGCTATCTGTTTGAAGTGACGGACGACGGTCCGGGTATTTCAGAAAGACAGCTTCCGAATATTTTTAAAATGGGGTATTCAACGAAGTTTGATGAAAAAACGGGTAACATTTACCGTGGGGTGGGACTTGTTGGTGTGAAAAACGCAGTAGAAGAGCAGTTTAAAGGTAGTATCGATGTGGAGTCGAACCCGGGCAAGGGGACGAAATTCCGTATTGTGATACCCGCTGAAATGTTAGAGGAGCCGTAG